The genomic region CCGTTGGTGCGTTGGGAATATGGCTATCAACCAGAACCTAACACTCCGGAAGCGGAACTGTACGAAACGTTTTTGCAGCCTCAAGATTGGGCGAACTGGACACTGCCACAAAACCATTAACATGAACTTCCAAACCCTATCCAAGCCTGCAAATCGGGGCACCCTAGCGCTGATCATTGCTGCGACTGCTGCCTCAGGCGCGATCGCTTTCCTGGGCATTTCTCAAGTCAAGCGTCCCAGCCAACCCACTGTGGTTGCAGAAGCCAAAGCTGCCCCAAAAGTCCAGCGAATTACGGCTTTAGGACGCATTGAGCCTGCGACAGAGGTGATCCAAGTCTCCGTCCCTGCCACGCTCAGCAATGATCGCGTGGCAGAACTGCGAGTGCAGCGGGGCGATCGCGTGGACGCAGGCCAAGTCATTGCTGTCATGGACTCGCAAGCACGACTCCAAAATGTGCTTTTGGAAGCCCAAGCTCAGGTGAAAATCGCGCAGGCAGAAGTGGCCAAAGTGAAAGCAGGTGCTAAGACTGGGGAGATTGCCGCCCAGGAAGCGGAGATCGCCCGTCTGGAAGAGCAGTTGGAAGGGGAACTAGCGACTCAACAGGCGACGATCGCTCGTTGGCAAGCAGAAGTTGAAACGGCGAATGCTGATTACAATCGCTATCTGCCCCTCTACCGGGAGGGTGCGATCGCGGCGACAGAACTGGATCGCAGACAACTAGCTCTGCAAACGGCTCAAGCCCAACTTAATGAGGTCAAGGCGAAACAAAGCCAAAGCGCCAACACGATCCGCGAGCAAATCAGGCAAGCGAGAGCCAACTTAAATCGCATTGAGGAAGTGCGTCCTGTGGATGTGCAGGCAGCTCAAGCTCAGGTAGACAAGGCGATCGCCGCCGTCAGAAAGGCAGAATCAGATTTAGCAGAAGCCTCGATTAAGGCTCCGATCTCCGGTCGCATTCTCGACATTGATGCTAAACCCGGAGAAGTCGTGGGCAGTGCAGGCATCGCTGAGTTGGGCCAAACCAACGAGATGCAGGTGGTGGCAGAGGTGTATCAAACCGATATTAGCCAAGTGCAGAAAGGTCAGCCCGTGGCGATTACTAGTGAATCCTTTGAGGGAGAACTCGAAGGTACAGTTAGCTCGGTAGGGTTGCAGGTGACTCAGCAAGAAGTCACGAGCGGTAAACCAGGGGAAAATCTCGATCGCAAAGTGGTGGAAGTCAGAATTCAGATTGATCCAAAGGATAGTCAACGAGTGGCGAGTTTAACCAACTTGCAAGTTCAGGTTGCCATTCAAGCCGATTCTCTCGCTAACCGCCAGTAACTCTTCTGCCACCGACGAACCCATGCTGCCAAAATTATTTCGCAAAACGCCCCTTGCCTTACTGCAAATGAGCAGCCAGAGGACTCGTCTGCTAGTGGCGATCGCAGGCATTGCCTTTGCTGACTTTCTCATGTTTTTCCAACTGGGGGTGAGGGACGCACTGTTCGACTCCCAAGTTCGCCCCTACGCAACGCTCAAAGGAGATCTGTTTATCGTCAATAAGTTATCAGATAACTTACAGTCGATTAAAAGTTTTCCTAGAGACAACCTCTACCGCGTCGCTGGTATGGATGGGGTTGAGTCTATTCGCCCCCTGTACATTGGTCAAGCAAGCTGGCGAAACCCAGATAACCAAGCCAGCCGGCAAATCTTTGTCTACGGCATCGACCCCAATCGGCCTGCTTTTGACCTCCCTGAAGTGGAGCAGCAGCTAGACAAACTCAAATTACTAAATCAAGTTCTATTTGATAAAGCGGGTCTAACACCACAACTGGGCGACGTGACAGCCCTGCTCAAAAAGCAGAATCCCTTATCTGTTCAGGCGAATGATTTAGAAGTCAAAGTGGTTGGCTTATTTACGCTGGGTTCTTCCTTTTCAGCCGAAGGGAATCTCCTGATGAGTGACTCTACCTTTTTGCGCCTCTTTTCCGAGCGACGAGCCAATGACATTGACCTGGGGATTATTGAGGCAAATCCCAACGTATCCATTCAACAACTCCAGGCAGATTTGCAAGCGATCGTACCCGATAACTTGCTCGTGCTCACCTTAGAACAGTTCTCAGCTCGTGAATTTGCTTATTGGAACACAGGCTCCTCGATTGGTCCTACTTTTAATCTAGGAGTAGCCATTGGTTTCCTAGTAGGAGCCGTGATTGTCTACCAAATTCTTTATACTGATGTCTCTGATCACTTACCAGAATACGCCACGCTCAAAGCAATGGGTTATAGCGATCTGTACTTGATTGGAGTGATTTTACAAGAAGCATTCCTCCTCGCCGCTCTAGGCTTTCTACCAGGGTTTCTGCTGGCAAGTGGCTTCTATACCTTTTTTAAATCTGTCACCTTTTTACCGATCGCCATGAAACTCAGCCGCGCTGTCACAGTTCTAATTCTGACCGTCGTTATGTGTGGTGGAGCAGGTGCGATCGCCCTCCGTAAACTCAGAGCCGCCGAT from Trichocoleus sp. FACHB-46 harbors:
- a CDS encoding HlyD family efflux transporter periplasmic adaptor subunit; this translates as MNFQTLSKPANRGTLALIIAATAASGAIAFLGISQVKRPSQPTVVAEAKAAPKVQRITALGRIEPATEVIQVSVPATLSNDRVAELRVQRGDRVDAGQVIAVMDSQARLQNVLLEAQAQVKIAQAEVAKVKAGAKTGEIAAQEAEIARLEEQLEGELATQQATIARWQAEVETANADYNRYLPLYREGAIAATELDRRQLALQTAQAQLNEVKAKQSQSANTIREQIRQARANLNRIEEVRPVDVQAAQAQVDKAIAAVRKAESDLAEASIKAPISGRILDIDAKPGEVVGSAGIAELGQTNEMQVVAEVYQTDISQVQKGQPVAITSESFEGELEGTVSSVGLQVTQQEVTSGKPGENLDRKVVEVRIQIDPKDSQRVASLTNLQVQVAIQADSLANRQ
- the devC gene encoding ABC transporter permease DevC; the protein is MPFKPILSLTASNSSATDEPMLPKLFRKTPLALLQMSSQRTRLLVAIAGIAFADFLMFFQLGVRDALFDSQVRPYATLKGDLFIVNKLSDNLQSIKSFPRDNLYRVAGMDGVESIRPLYIGQASWRNPDNQASRQIFVYGIDPNRPAFDLPEVEQQLDKLKLLNQVLFDKAGLTPQLGDVTALLKKQNPLSVQANDLEVKVVGLFTLGSSFSAEGNLLMSDSTFLRLFSERRANDIDLGIIEANPNVSIQQLQADLQAIVPDNLLVLTLEQFSAREFAYWNTGSSIGPTFNLGVAIGFLVGAVIVYQILYTDVSDHLPEYATLKAMGYSDLYLIGVILQEAFLLAALGFLPGFLLASGFYTFFKSVTFLPIAMKLSRAVTVLILTVVMCGGAGAIALRKLRAADPADIF